One part of the Vicia villosa cultivar HV-30 ecotype Madison, WI linkage group LG6, Vvil1.0, whole genome shotgun sequence genome encodes these proteins:
- the LOC131612055 gene encoding vestitone reductase-like isoform X1, with the protein MAEGKGRVCVTGGTGFIGSWIIKSLLENGYTVNTTVRADPAGKKRDVSFLTNLPGASQKLKFFNADLSDPESFNAAIEGCVGIFHTATPMDFKMNEPEEIVTKRTIDGALGILKACKNSKTVKRVVYTSSGSAVYYQEKEEDVMDESYWSDVNILRNLKPFGWSYVVSKTLAEKAVLEFGKEHGLNIVTLVPSFVAGPFICPKLPGSIYTLLPFLFGDIDKNPLIASRIHMVHVDDVARAHIFLLEHPNIKGRYNCSPFISTFDKIIDIISSKYPEFQIPKSKVLMGAKGPKLPHLTSNKIMEAGFEFKHSIEEMFEDTIECCKEKGYL; encoded by the exons ATGGCAGAAGGAAAAGGAAGAGTTTGTGTAACAGGAGGTACAGGTTTTATTGGTTCATGGATCATCAAGAGTCTCCTTGAAAATGGTTACACTGTTAATACAACGGTTAGAGCTGATCCAG caggaaaaaagagagatgttaGCTTTCTCACAAATCTTCCCGGTGCAtctcaaaagctaaaattttttAATGCTGATCTTAGCGATCCAGAAAGTTTTAATGCAGCAATTGAAGGGTGTGTTGGAATATTTCACACTGCCACTCCAATGGATTTTAAAATGAACGAACCAGAGGAAATAGTGACAAAAAGAACCATTGATGGAGCATTAGGAATTCTAAAAGCATGCAAGAACTCAAAGACGGTAAAGAGAGTTGTTTACACTTCAAGTGGTTCAGCTGTTTATTAtcaagagaaagaagaagatgtAATGGATGAAAGTTATTGGAGTGATGTGAATATTCTAAGAAATTTGAAGCCATTTGGTTGGTCATATGTAGTTTCTAAGACATTAGCTGAGAAAGCTGTtcttgaatttggaaaagaacatGGACTGAATATTGTCACTCTTGTACCAAGTTTTGTTGCTGGACCCTTCATTTGCCCTAAGCTTCCTGGATCTATTTATACTTTACTGCCTTTCTTATTTG GTGATATTGACAAGAATCCATTGATTGCATCTCGTATACATATGGTGCATGTTGATGATGTGGCACGAGCACATATATTTTTACTTGAACATCCTAATATAAAAGGGAGATACAATTGCTCACCATTCATTTCAACTTTTGAtaaaataattgatattatttcttcaaaatatCCTGAATTTCAAATTCCAAAATCCAA AGTTCTTATGGGTGCTAAAGGTCCTAAGCTTCCACATCTAACGTCAAACAAAATTATGGAAGCTGGATTTGAGTTCAAGCATAGCATTGAAGAAATGTTTGAGGATACAATTGAATGTTGCAAGGAGAAGGGTTATCTTTAA
- the LOC131612055 gene encoding vestitone reductase-like isoform X2, with translation MAEGKGRVCVTGGTGFIGSWIIKSLLENGYTVNTTVRADPGKKRDVSFLTNLPGASQKLKFFNADLSDPESFNAAIEGCVGIFHTATPMDFKMNEPEEIVTKRTIDGALGILKACKNSKTVKRVVYTSSGSAVYYQEKEEDVMDESYWSDVNILRNLKPFGWSYVVSKTLAEKAVLEFGKEHGLNIVTLVPSFVAGPFICPKLPGSIYTLLPFLFGDIDKNPLIASRIHMVHVDDVARAHIFLLEHPNIKGRYNCSPFISTFDKIIDIISSKYPEFQIPKSKVLMGAKGPKLPHLTSNKIMEAGFEFKHSIEEMFEDTIECCKEKGYL, from the exons ATGGCAGAAGGAAAAGGAAGAGTTTGTGTAACAGGAGGTACAGGTTTTATTGGTTCATGGATCATCAAGAGTCTCCTTGAAAATGGTTACACTGTTAATACAACGGTTAGAGCTGATCCAG gaaaaaagagagatgttaGCTTTCTCACAAATCTTCCCGGTGCAtctcaaaagctaaaattttttAATGCTGATCTTAGCGATCCAGAAAGTTTTAATGCAGCAATTGAAGGGTGTGTTGGAATATTTCACACTGCCACTCCAATGGATTTTAAAATGAACGAACCAGAGGAAATAGTGACAAAAAGAACCATTGATGGAGCATTAGGAATTCTAAAAGCATGCAAGAACTCAAAGACGGTAAAGAGAGTTGTTTACACTTCAAGTGGTTCAGCTGTTTATTAtcaagagaaagaagaagatgtAATGGATGAAAGTTATTGGAGTGATGTGAATATTCTAAGAAATTTGAAGCCATTTGGTTGGTCATATGTAGTTTCTAAGACATTAGCTGAGAAAGCTGTtcttgaatttggaaaagaacatGGACTGAATATTGTCACTCTTGTACCAAGTTTTGTTGCTGGACCCTTCATTTGCCCTAAGCTTCCTGGATCTATTTATACTTTACTGCCTTTCTTATTTG GTGATATTGACAAGAATCCATTGATTGCATCTCGTATACATATGGTGCATGTTGATGATGTGGCACGAGCACATATATTTTTACTTGAACATCCTAATATAAAAGGGAGATACAATTGCTCACCATTCATTTCAACTTTTGAtaaaataattgatattatttcttcaaaatatCCTGAATTTCAAATTCCAAAATCCAA AGTTCTTATGGGTGCTAAAGGTCCTAAGCTTCCACATCTAACGTCAAACAAAATTATGGAAGCTGGATTTGAGTTCAAGCATAGCATTGAAGAAATGTTTGAGGATACAATTGAATGTTGCAAGGAGAAGGGTTATCTTTAA